From a region of the Fischerella sp. JS2 genome:
- a CDS encoding GMC family oxidoreductase, which translates to MADSHYDVIIIGTGAGGGTLASKLAPSGKKILLLERGSFVPKEKANWDSRLIFQKECYRPQEVWYDKCGKIIRPVTHYYVGGNTKFYGGALFRFREQDFNRVFHQDGISPEWPLKYQDFAPYYTEAEKLYEVHGQRNLDPTEPQTSEDYPFPPISHEPYIQEINDGLKDKGLHPFYLPLGIKLNEASRFLSTCIRCDTCDGFPCFLNAKADADINCVRPAIANQNVTLITQAKVLRLHTSASGREVTGVVAEIAGKRHIFSGDIVVLACGAVNSAVLLLQSANDQHPNGLANSSNLVGRNYMAHKFGVVMALSTKFNPTVFPKTIAVNDFYWGEKNFPFPMGSVQLLGNITTNRVAAYAPPLTPKFIAQAVATHSVSWLLITEDLPNPHNRVYVKGEQISIDYTKNNEQTFNRFIKRWVATLQSMKLPSHQGHVSVVFPQQMTLKEVGHQCGTCRFGKHSRNSVLDLNCRTHDVDNLYVVDSSFFPSSSAVNPSLTIMANALRVGEHLLARMK; encoded by the coding sequence ATGGCTGATAGTCATTATGATGTCATCATCATTGGTACGGGTGCTGGTGGTGGAACGCTAGCATCTAAATTAGCACCAAGTGGTAAGAAAATTTTGCTACTCGAAAGAGGCTCTTTTGTACCTAAAGAAAAAGCAAATTGGGATTCTCGGCTAATTTTTCAAAAAGAATGTTATCGCCCTCAAGAAGTTTGGTATGACAAATGTGGTAAAATAATTCGTCCAGTCACACACTATTATGTTGGCGGTAATACTAAATTTTATGGCGGGGCATTATTTAGATTTCGTGAACAGGACTTTAATAGAGTTTTTCATCAAGATGGTATCTCTCCCGAATGGCCATTAAAATATCAAGATTTTGCCCCATATTACACGGAAGCCGAAAAACTATATGAAGTACATGGTCAACGAAATTTAGATCCTACTGAACCTCAAACTAGTGAAGATTACCCCTTTCCTCCTATTAGCCACGAACCATATATTCAAGAAATTAATGATGGTTTAAAAGACAAAGGCTTACATCCATTTTATCTACCACTTGGTATTAAACTCAATGAAGCTAGTCGTTTTTTAAGTACTTGTATTCGTTGTGATACTTGTGATGGTTTTCCATGTTTTTTAAATGCTAAAGCTGATGCTGATATTAACTGTGTGCGTCCAGCCATAGCTAATCAAAACGTGACTTTAATTACTCAAGCCAAAGTCCTACGTCTGCATACAAGTGCATCTGGTAGAGAAGTTACCGGGGTAGTAGCAGAAATCGCTGGTAAACGACATATTTTTTCGGGAGATATTGTTGTTTTAGCTTGTGGTGCAGTCAACTCAGCAGTATTATTACTGCAATCTGCCAATGATCAACATCCCAATGGATTAGCCAATAGCTCTAATCTAGTAGGGCGAAATTACATGGCTCATAAATTTGGGGTAGTCATGGCCTTATCTACAAAATTTAATCCTACAGTTTTTCCCAAAACAATAGCTGTCAATGATTTTTATTGGGGTGAAAAAAATTTCCCTTTCCCTATGGGAAGCGTCCAATTACTAGGGAATATCACCACAAATAGAGTTGCTGCTTATGCACCACCTTTGACACCCAAATTTATTGCCCAAGCAGTAGCAACTCATTCTGTTTCTTGGTTGCTAATCACTGAAGATTTACCAAATCCTCATAACCGTGTGTATGTTAAAGGTGAGCAAATTTCTATTGATTATACCAAGAATAATGAACAAACCTTTAATCGTTTTATAAAGCGCTGGGTTGCAACTTTACAATCAATGAAACTACCATCTCATCAAGGGCATGTTTCTGTTGTTTTTCCTCAACAAATGACTTTGAAAGAAGTTGGACATCAATGTGGTACTTGTCGTTTTGGCAAACACTCTAGAAATTCTGTACTTGATCTTAATTGTCGCACCCACGATGTCGATAATCTTTATGTTGTTGATAGTAGCTTTTTCCCTTCAAGTTCTGCTGTAAATCCATCACTAACGATTATGGCAAATGCATTACGAGTGGGAGAGCATTTGTTGGCAAGGATGAAATAA